The nucleotide sequence TCCACCCCCGGGTGATGCACCCGCACCGCATCGACGAACTGTCGCTGCGGGTGCTCCTCGACGCGCGGCTGCGGGACATCCTCGAAGGGCTGCTGGGTGAGGAGGTCCTGGCCGCGCAGAGCATGTTCTACTTCAAGCCGCCGGGCGCCCGGGGGCAGGCGCTGCACCAGGACAACTTCTATCTGCGGGTCGAACCGGGCACGTGTGTGGCGGCGTGGATCGCCTGCGATGTGATCGACCGCGCCAACGGCGGTCTGGAGGTCGTGCCGGGGACGCACCGCATGGATCTCTTCTGCCCGGAGGAGGCGGACGCGGAGGTGTCCTTCGTCCGTGAGTACGTTCCGCCGCCGCCCGGTCTGGCCTCCGTGCCCGTCGACATGGCCCCGGGGGACGTCCTGTTCTTCAACGGCAGCCTCGTCCACGGCTCCCAGCCCAACCGCACCACCGACCGTTTCCGGCGTTCCTTCATCGGCCACTACGTGGGCCGTTCGACCGAACGCATCGGCCGCTACTACGACGTGCTGACGATGAGCGGCGCCCCGGTGCCCCTGGCGGAGAGCGAGGGGGCGGGCCCGTGCGGCACGGAGTTCGAGCCGCTGGGCGCCCACTGACCAGAACGTGCCTGCCGGGTCAGCCCAGTTCGAGCAGCCCCCGCCGGACCGCCTCGGACACCGTGCTCGCCCGGTTCTCGGTGCCGAGCTTGCGGTAGACGCGGACCAGGTGCGTCTTGATCGTGGCCTCGGTGAGGTGGAGGGAGGCGGCGATGGCACGGTTGCTGTGGCCCAGCGCCAGCAGCCGTACGACCTCGATCTCCCGGCCGCTCAGGGCGGTGCCCGGATCGGCCAGGTGACCGGCGAGGTGTCCGGCGGCCTCCGGGGCGAGTCCCATGCCGCCGGCCGCCGCGGCACGCACGGCCCGGAACAGTTCCTCGGGCGGGCCCGCCTTGAGGATGTAGCCCCGGGCGCCGGCCTCCATGGCCCGTACGACGTCGCCCTGGGTGCCGGAGCTGGTGAGGACGACGACCCGGCTGCCGGGGGTCCCGGCGGTGATCCGCCGGGTCGCGTCGAGGCCGTTGACCCGGGTGCCGGGGGTCGTGTCGTCGGTCAGCCGGAGGTCCATCAGCACGACGTCGGGGCCGAGCCGCGCGGCGAGCCGTACGGCCTCCTCGCCGTCACCGGTCTCCCCGACGACGTCGAAGCCGGGTTCGCCGGTGAGGAGGGCGCGCAGCCCGGCCCGTACGACGACGTGGTCGTCCACGATCAGGACGCGCAGCGGGGTGCCGGTCGGGTCGTTCACCGGTTGCCCGCCGGACCGGCCAGGGCGAGGGCGGCGCCCACGGGAAGGCTGGCGCGGGCCAGGGTGCCGCGGCCGGGTGCGCTGCGGACGGTGAGCGAGCCGCCGAGGGCGTCCAGGCGCTCCCGGCCGCCGGTCAGGCCGAGCCCCCGGTCGCAGGGCATCGCCGTCGCCGCCCTCGGGTCGAAGCCCAAGCCGTCGTCCCGTACCTCGACCGTGACGGTCGTGTCGTCGCGGTGGTCGAGGGTGACCCAGACGTGCCGGGCGCGGGCGTGCTCACAGGCGTTGGCCAGCAGACCCTGGGCGACGCGGAGCAGGGCGGCGGCCCGGTCGGCGGTCAGGTCGCCCGGCTCGCCCTCGGTGCGGAACAGCACCCGTGAGGGCGTGGCCGTGTCGCGGGCGCAGAGGGTGCGCAGCGCGGTGGTGAGGTCGTCGTGCTGCAGGGCGGGCGGGGTGAGGTCGCTGATGATGGTGCGGGTCTCCGCGAGGTTGGCGCCGAGCGCGTCCACGACCGTACGGACCTGGGTCCTGGCGAGGTCGGGGCGGCGGTCCCAGTCGCGGTCGGCGGCCTGGAGGAGCATGCGGCTGCCGGCGAGTTCCTGGGCGAGTGTGTCGTGCAGGTCGCGGGCGATCCGGGCGCGCTCGGCGAGCCGGCCGGCCTCGCGCTGACCCTGCGCCAACTCGGCCCGGGTGCACCGCAGTTCGCCGAGGAGTCGCTGTTGCGTGCGGTAGAGGGCGACCGTGGCCCAGAGCGCGGCGGCCGGCGGGACGACCAGTTCGGGGTGGAGGGTCCCGGAGGTCCGGGCGGTCAACAGGACGAGCAGCACGGTGATCACGCCGACGACGGTGACCGCCGTGCGGCCCGTGAACATGCGCAGGGCGAGGATCGCCAGGGGGAGCGCCAGCCAGGTGTAGGCGGTGGCGGTCGGGGCCGGCATCTCCCAGGAGGCCCGGCACCACAGCGTCAGCAGCGTGCCGAGCCAGAGGGGGCCCCACCGCCCCAGCCGGTCCCACAGGGCGAGCCCGCCCACGTATCCGACCGCCAACAGGGTGATGAGCGGGACCAGTTCCCAGCACAGGGCCGAGTTCAGGTCGACGAGGCGGACGACTCCGCCGATGACGACGGTCAGGAACAGCAGGTCCGGCAGCCGTCGCGGCGACAGTGGACCTCGGTGGACTAAGGCGGGGGCGGCGAAGGCGGGCACGGCGGCGATTCCCTCTGCGACGGTCCGGACGGGCACGGGGCTGGCGGGGCCAGCCGAGTGTAGACAGGGACACGTGTGACCGGGGTAAAGGAATGCGCGTACCCGCCGTGACCGGCGGGGTGGTTACCGCCCGGGGTGCAGGCCCAGGAAGCCCGGCGTCGGGTCGCCCTTGACCTCGCCGAAGTAGAGGGCGAAGGTCTGCTTCCAGCGCTCGACCTGGGCGCGGTCCTCCATGAATCGGGGGAAACCGTCGAGGTGCGCGTTGCGGTAGGTCCAGATGGGCTTCAGGCCGCCGGCGGGGGTGACGTCCGTGCGGACGGACCAGCCGTTGAAGGTGGCCTGCTGACGTTCGGTGGACAGCGCCCAGTTGAGGTACAGCTTGGCGGCGGTGGGATTGGCGGCCTTCTTGAGGATCGCGGCGCGCTGGCCCCAGGCCATGAAGGGGTGCCCGTCGGCCACGGCGAAGCGGGTCGCGGCGGTCGGAGGCGCGGTCAGCGAGCCGGACCCGCCGACGCCGACGGCCTTCTGCCTGCCGTTGACCGCGACACCAGGGGTGTGCGAACCACGGTTGAACTGCGGCTTCTGCGCGGCGAACTTCGCGATCCAGTCCCAGCCGTACGCCTCCTGGTAGAGGGAGAAGAGGTAGAGCACCGCGTCGTCGTCGTGCGGGTAGGAGGAGGCGATGGCGTCCTTCCAGCGCGGGTCGACCAGCTCGTACGGCGACTTGGGCGCGTCACCGGCGACGGCGTCGACGCCGTACATGTAGCTGAAGGCGATGACGGCGACGGCCGTCCAGGCGCCCTGCGGGTCGCGGAAGTCCTTGTACAGCTTGGAGAAACCGGCGGCCCTGTACGGCAGCAGCTTGCCCTGGCTCTTCCAGCGGGTGAAGTCCTGCAGTGTCTGGAGCTGGACGAGGTCGGGGACCAGGGTGTCGGTCGCCAGCTGGTTGTCGACGCGGACGTCGTGGTACTTGCTGTAGTCCACGACCATCGTCAGGTCGATGTCAGGGAAGCGCGTGCGGAACGCCTGGGCCGTGGAGTTCCCTTGGGTGGCGGTGTCGCCGCCCGCGTAGATCACGAGCCTGCCGCCCTCGGCGACCGCGTCACGGTACAGCTCGTCGATCGAGCGGGTCTCCTCCGGGCCCGACGCCGCCGTACGGGAGCCGGCCGCCGACGCGGTGGCCGCCGACGCGGTGGCGGCCGACGCGGTGGCGGCCTGTGCGGCGCCGGTCGCGACGAGCCCGCCGAGCGCGGCGCCCGCTCCGGTGGTGAGAATGCGTCGCCTGCTGAAACTGCTGGCCATGTGGGGGAAGGTCCTTCCAGGGCTTGACTCGTACGGCGCTGCCGCTGCGGCGGCACCGTAAGTCTGTGATCGACGGCGTCCGCCGCGCGTCGCCCGGAAGCCGCTGACGCGTTCAATCGTTCGGTTGAACGGACCTCATCCGTCACAGGTCGATCACCTCGTACCGCTCTCGCCCGATGCCCCGGTGCGGCGGGTCCGCGCGCTGCTTGAATGAGGCGGCTCCACCAAAACCTCATACGGCCTTCACGGAAGGCCCCCGTTGAAGGGCGTCGGCGTGGTTCTCAAGGGGCGGGTCAGGGAACGTGAGCGGCTCGACCGGCTGGTGGCGGAGGTTCGGCAGGGGCTGAGCGGGGTCGTGCTGCTGCGGGGCGACGCCGGGATCGGCAAGACGGTGCTGCTCGATCACGCGGGCCGGGAGGCCGCCGACCTGCGGGTGTTACGGGTGGCGGGCGTGGAGTCGGAGTCGGGCTTCCCGTTCGCCGCGTTGCAGCGGCTCCTCCTGCCGTTCCTGGACGGGCTGAAGGAGCCCGGTGTGCTGCCGCCGTCACAGGCCGAGGCGCTCCGGGTGGCGTGCGGGCTGGCCGACGGGCCGCCCGCCGACCGGTTCTTGGTGGGACTCGCGACGCTGACGATGCTCGCGGAGGCCGCGAAACGGCGGCCGGTGCTGGCCTGTGTGGACGACGCGCAGTGGCTCGACGAGGAGTCGCTGGGCGTCCTCGCCTTCGTGGGGCGGCGGGTGCACGCGGAGGGGGTCGGGCTGCTGTTCGCGGCCCGGACCGGGTTCGAGGCGCCCGCGGGCCTGCCGGTCACCGAAGTGGCCGGCCTTGAGGAGCCGTTCGCGCTTGAGCTGCTGCGGGAGGCCGTCGCCGGGCCTCTGGACGCCCGGGTGGGCGGGCGGATCGTGACCGCGACCGCCGGGAACCCGCTGGCGCTGGCCGACCTGGGGCAGGAGCTGACCGCCGACCAGCTCTCCGGCTCCCTCGCCCTGCCCGAACCGCTGCCCCTGGGCGGCCGGTTGGAGGCGCACTATCTCCGGCGGGTGCGCGAGCTTCCGGTGGCGGCACAGACCTGGCTGCTGCTGGCGGCCGCCGCGCTCGGCGGCGACCTCGGGTACGTCACGAGTGCGGCGCGGCGGCTCGGGATCGGGCCCCAGGACTCGGGTCCGGCCGAGGCGGCGCGGCTGGTGGTGCTGCGCACCGCCGTCGAGTTCCGGCATCCGCTGGTGCGGTCGGCGGTGTACGGCGGTGCCACCAGCGTGGAGCGGCGGCGGGCCCACCGGGCGCTGGCCGAGGTGACGGACCGGCCGACCGACCGCGACCGGCGGGCCTGGCATCTGGCGGCGGCCGCCCTCGGGCCGGACGAGGCGGTGGCCGCCGAGGTGGAGCGTTCGGCCGACCGGGCGGGCTCGCGGGGCGGCCACGCGGCTCGCGCCACCTTTCTCAGCCGGGCCGCCGAGCTGACCCCGGGCGATGTCGCGCGGGCCGGCCGGCTGCTGGCGGCGGCCGAGGCCGCGATGTCGGCGGGGGCGCCGCTGCAGGCGGAGTCGCTGCTGGACGCCGTCGACGTCGGTCTCCTGGGCGACGTGGGCCGGGGCCGGGCCCTGCTGGTGCGCTCCCACTCGGTGACGCTGCTCGGCGACGCCGGCTCGTTCGCGGCGGCGCCCGCACTGTGTCTGCGCGCCGCGCGGACCCTCACCGACGGGGCTCCGGAGCTGGCCCGGGAGGCGTTGCTGTGGGCGGTCCAGGGCGCGATCACCTCCGAGCACCTCATGCGGGACGCGACCGTCGCCGACATCGCGCGCGCCGTGGACGACCTGCTGCCCCGCACGGCGCCCGCGACCGGCGTCGACCTGGTGCTGCGTGCCTTCGCCGTCCTCGTCACCGACGGCTACGAGCAGGCCGTGCCCCATATGCGGCAGGCCCACGAGATGCTGCGGGACCCTCGGACCTCGGAAGAGGACGTGCTCCGCGCCTATCTGCCCACCACCACCCTGACGATGATGCTGTGGGACGAGGAGGCCCAGCGCGCGGTCATGCTGCGGGCCGCCGATGTCGCCCGCGGCACCGGCGCCCTGCCACAGCTGGACACCGCCCTGTACTGCTCGGTGATGCATGAGACCAACCTCGGCGAACTGGCCCTCGCGGACGACCTGCACGCCCAGGGCCACCAGATACGGGCCGCGATCGGTGCCACCGACGACACGTGGGCCATCTACCGGCACCCCGAACTGCTCGCCTGGCATGCGGACACCGACGAGCTGGAGGCCGTCCTGCGCGGCTCCATGGAAGCCGGTACGTGGCTGGGCAACGGCGCGGTGGAGTCCATCGCCCGCATCGGCATGGCGGTGCACGCCCTCGGCTCCGGCGACTACGCGCGAGCCCGCGCGATCACCCAGGAGCTGACCGGCCACGACACCTTCGCCCATCACTCCCGGCTCCTCCCGCACCTGGTCGAGGCCGCCGTCCGCTGCGGCGACCGCGTCCTCGCCACGGCGGCCCTGCGCACCCTCGCCGCGCGGGCGACGGCCACCGGCACCCCGTGGGCGCTCGGCCTGCTCGCCCGCTGCCGGGCGCTGCTCGCGCCCGCGGGCGACGCCGACCCGCTGTACCGCGAGGCGATCTCCCTGCTCTCCGGCAGCGGCGCGCGGGCCGACCTCGCCGTCGCCCATCTGCTGTACGGCGAGTGGCTGCGCCGCCGCAAGCGCCGCAAGGACGCCCGTGAGCAGTTGCGTACGGCCCTGGCGATGTTCGACACCATGCGGGCCAGGGGCTACGCGGCGCGCGCCGCACAGGAGTTGGCGGCGACCGGGGAGCATCCGCGGCGCGGGCCGGCGGGGGCGGGCAGCGCGCTGACGCCGCAGGAACTGACCATCGCGCGGCTCGCCAAGGACGGCGCGACCAACGCCGAGATCGCCGCCCGGCTGTTCATCAGCGCGAGCACGGTCGACTACCACCTGCGGAAGATCTTCCGGAAGCTCGACGTCACCTCGCGGCGGCAGCTGTCGCGGGTCCCGGAGCTCTGAGGCCGCGGTGGCGGGGTGGAGGGCCTCGGCCCAGCGTCGGGCCCCGGGGCACGACCACGCGTCACGACTACGCGTTCCACAGGATTCGGCGCGGCCCCGGCCCGCCGGAGGATGCACGGGTCGGACACGCCCGCAGACGGGAGCACGCCATGCCGTACGTCACCGCAGCCGACGGAGCACAGATCTACTACAAGGACTGGGGTCAGGGCCGCCCGGTCGTCCTGAGCCACGGCTGGCCACTGAACTCCGACAGCTGGGAGGCCCAGCAGCTGTTCCTGGCCACGCACGGTTTCCGTGCCGTCGCGCACGACCGGCGCGGTCACGGCCGGTCCACCCAGACCTGGCACGGCAACGAGATGAACACCTACGCCGACGATCTGGCCACCCTGATCGACACCCTCGACCTGCGGGACGTCACGCTCGTCGGGTTCTCCACCGGCGGTGGCGAGGTGGCCCGCTACATCGGCCGGCACGGCACCGGGCGCATCGCGCAGCTGGTGCTGGTCTCCGCCGTGCCGCCGTTCATGCTCAGGACCGACGACAACCCCGGCGGCGTGCCCGTCGAGGTGTTCGACGCGATCCGCGCCGGGTCGCTCGCCGACCGGTCGCAGCTGTACCGGGACCTCGCCGACGGCCCGTTCTTCGGCGACAACCGGCCCGGGGCCCATGTGTCGCAGGGAGTGCGGGACGCGTTCTGGCTCCAGGGCCTGCAGGCCGGGCACCGGAACGCGTACGAAAGCGTCGCCGCCTTCTCCGCCACCGACTTCCGCACCGATCTCGACGCCGTCGACGTGCCCGCCCTCGTCATCCACGGCGACGACGACCAGGTCGTGCCGTTCGAGGTGGGTGGCAAGGCGTCGGCGGCCCGCATCAAGAACGCGACGCTGAAGGTCTACCCGGGCGCCCCGCACGGCATCACGGACACACACAGGGACCAACTCGGCGCGGATCTTCTGGAGTTCCTCAACTCCTGAGCGCACAGGCCCTGATCGTCCCGTTCCCCTCGTTCATCCCGTTCTCCTCGTTCGTCCCGTTCTCCTGTTCACCTCGTTCCAGTTCCTGGAAGGAAAACGATGAGCAGTCCCGACACGATCGTCCTGATCCACGGATTCTGGGTGACTCCCCGGAGCTGGGAGCACTGGATCGCCCACTACGAGAAGCGCGGCTACCGGGTCCTCGCACCGGCCTACCCGGGCTTCGAGGTGGAGGTCGAGTCGCTGAACGCCGACACCACCCCGATCGAGAAGGTGACGGTCGCCCAGATCGTGGACACCCTGGTGACCCTCGTCCAGGGCCTCGACAGGCCGCCGATCCTCATCGGCCACTCCGCGGGCGGTGTCTTCGTACAGCTCCTTCTGGACCGGGGCCTCGGCGCGGCCGGCGTGGCGATCAACTCGGCGCCCACCGAGGGCGTCGCCGTGCTGCCGCTGACGCAGATCAAGTCGGCGTTCCCGGTGCTGAAGAACCCCGCCAACCGGCACCGCGCGGTCGGTCTCACCTTCGAGCAGTGGCACTACGCCTTCACCAACACCTTCCCGGAGGAGGAGTCGAAGGCGCTGTACGAGCGGTACGCCGTCCCGGCGTCCGGCAGCATCTTCTGGGACAGCGCCCTGGCCACCCTGCGCCCCGGCCACCAGAGCACCTATGTGAACTACCACAACGACGACCGGGCGCCCCTGCTGTTCGTCTCGGGCGAGAAGGACCATCTGATGCCGCCCAAGGTGCAGCAGTCCAACGCCAAGCACTACAAGTCGCACACGGTCACCGAGGTCAAGAAGTACCCCGGGATGCCGCATCTGCTGCCCGCCGCGCCCGGCTGGGAGGCGATCGCGGACCAGGCCCTCGACTGGGCGGTCTCGCACGCGCGGTAGTCCTCGCCACACCCGGGGCGGCTATTCGGCCGCCCCGGGACCGTTCCGGAAGGGACCTCCGTATGACCGGCGTCCGCGTCACGCACATCGGCGGCCCGACCACCCTGATCGAGATCGGCGGGCTGCGTCTGCTCACCGACCCGACGTTCGACACGCCGGGCCGCCGCTACGCCTTCGGCTGGGGCACGTCGTCCCGCAAGACCGCCGGACCCGCGCTGTCCGCCGCCGAACTGCCCCCGTTGGACGCGGTGCTGCTCACCCACGACCACCACGGCGACAACCTCGACGACGCCGGCCGCGCCCTGCTCCCCGGCACGCAGACCGTGCTCACCACCCCGTCCGGGGCCCGACGGCTGGGCGGCAACGCACGCGGACTCGGCCCCTGGGACACCTGGAAGCTCTCCTCCTCCGACGGCACGACCGTCGAAGTGACCGCCACCCCCGCCCGGCACGGCCCGCCCCTGTCCCGCCCGGTCGTCGGCGAGGTCACCGGCTTCGCCCTCGGCTGGCCGGGCCAGCGGCACGGGGTGCTGTGGATCTCCGGCGACACGGTCCTCTTCGAGGGCGTACGGGAGGTGGGCCGCCGCCTGACCGTGGGCACCGCCCTGCTCCATCTCGGTGGCGTCGGCTTCCCGGTCACCGGCCCGCTCCGCTACTCGATGACCGCCGCCGAGGCCGTGAGCGTCTGCCGGCTGCTCCGTCCCCGTACCGTCGTGCCGGTGCACTACGAAGGGTGGAGTCACTTCCGCGAAGCCCGCGCGGCGGCCGAGCGGACGCTCTCCGAGGCTCCGGCCGAGGTGCGCGACGTCTTCCGCTGGCTGCCGATGGGGACGGCGACGGAGCTCAGCGTCTGACGGCCGTGCCCTCGTCGTCGCCCGCCTCCAGCAGGTCCAGTGCCCGTTCCCAGTGGAACTCCCCGCGCCCGCCGTCCTCCTCGGCCCCGCCGGCGTAGGGGTCGCCGAAGCGGACACCCATGCCGCGCAGCCGCTCCAGGCTCGCGCGGTACGCCGGATGTGCGGCCAGCGCGTCGGCCACGCAGGGCAGGACGGCGATGGGGACGCCGAGGCCGTACGCCTCGCACAGGGTGCCGACCGCGAGGGTGTCGGCCAGGCCCCCGGCCCACTTGTTGACGGTGTTGAAGGTGGCGGGCGCGACCACGACGGCGTCCGGCGGTGGGAAGGGGCGCGGGTCGCCGGGCCGCCGCCAGGCGGAACGGATCGGGCGGCCGGTCTGCGCCTCGACCGCCGCCGTGTCGAAGAAGCCGCCCATGGCGACGGGCGTCGCGATGACCCCGACCTCCCAGTCGCGCTCCTGCGCGGCGGTGATCAGCTTGCTGACCTCCACGGCGATCCCGGCCGCGCAGACGACGACGTAGAGGAAGGGTTTCCCGCCCTGCCCGGACCCGGCTCCGGTCGCGTCTCCAGTCGCAGTCACCGTCGAACCCTATAGAACCGGGCTCGGCCCCCGGGTCACCTTTCGACGAAGCGTTCGACGTCGTCGGCGGTCGGCCGGAGCAGTCCGTCGCGTACGGCGAGGGCGGTGGCCTCGGCGCGAGAGGCGGCGCCGGTCTTGCGCAGCAGATGCTCGACGTGGGTGTGCACGGTGCGCGGGGACAGGAACAGCGCCTGGGCGATGGCCTGGTTCGTCTGACCGGTGGCCGCCCGGGTGAGCACCTCCAGCTCGCGGGGGCTGAGCCCGTACGGCAGCGGGGCGGGCGTCTCGTGGACGAGGACCGCCCGGCGTACGACGGCCGAGCCGAGGGTGTGGCGGCGGAGGGTGACCCGGTACCAGTCGGACCCGACGGGCCAGAGCAGGCGCAGCCGGGTGCCGTGCGAGTCGGCGAAGGCGCGCAGGAGGCGGCGGAACTCGGTGTCCTGGAGGACTGCGGCGGGGTCCCGGCCGGGGAGTTCGAGGGTGTCGTCGGCGACGACCAGGCTCGCTCCGCCCTCCGCCGGGAGGTCGGGGAGGTCGCCCGCGTGCGCGGTGGGGTCGGCGAGGACGCCCAGGGCGGGCAGCAGGGAGGCCAGCAGATGGCGGGTCCCGGTGTCGTAGGCGTCGGGGGTCGCGGTGGAGAGGGTGATCAGGCCGACCAGGCGGCCGCGGTGGCGCAGGGCGCCCGTCACCGCGTCGCGGACGCCCGCCGGGCGCATGCGCTCGGCGTAGAACCAGCCGTCGCGGTAGCGCTCGCCCGGGTCCTCGACGTCCTCGCAGATGGAGGGCGGGATCTCGCTGCGCAGGACGTTGGCGTACCAGGGGGTCGCGACGAACTCGGCGGCCAGGGCGGCGGAGACGTCGGCGTCGTAGCCGACGCCCGCGACCTGGGCGTAGGTGCCGGTGATCGGGTCGATCTCCAGGAGGGTGGCGGCGTCGAGGGGCAGGGCGCGGCCTAGTTCGTGGAGGGCCTCGGCGCAGGCGGAGGCGGTGTCGCGTTCGCGGGTGAGCATGCCGATACGGGTGGCGGCGGCGATCTGGTGGTGGGTGAGCATGCGAGCCTCCCGGGGCCGCCCCGAGACCGGAGAGGTCTTTTGGGCCCTAACGATAGAGGGGTGCGGATCGGTGGACAAGGCATTCACCGATCCGTGACCCGGAAGCCCGCCGCCGCTCCCCCGCCGTACGCGTTCGTGTCCCCCCGCCGTACGCACTCCCAGGTCCCACCGCCGTACGCACTCGGTATTTGTACGGATGGTGGGCCGGGGCGCGGGGGTCTTTTCTGTTCGGCACAGCATGATGCCCGCCGCTGACGGGCCCCGTCCCCCTTGGAGATCACCGCCATGACCAGACGCCCCCTTTCCGTCACCCCGGCCTCACGCAGGCAGTTCCTCGCGTGGTCCGCCGGCGCGCTCACCGCGACCGGACTGGCCGCGACGGGCTGCAGCGCCCCGGAGAGCAGCTCCGGTTCGGCGAAAGCGGCGGGCGCGTCTCCCTCCGCGAAGAAGCTCACGCAGATCGGCCTCGACTACCCCTTCACCCAGATCCCGCTCTACAGCACCCTGGTGAAGCTCTCGACGGCCGCCGCGAAGAAGCACGACGTCGAGCTGCTGACGACGAGCGACGCGAGCAACCCCGACACCCAGGCCAGCAACCTCAACACCTGGGTCGCGCGGAAGACGCAGGCGATCGTGTCGTTCCCGATGGTCTTCGAGGCCACCGAGTCGATCGCCAAGGCTGCGCTCGACGCGGGCCTGATCTGGGTGACGTACGGCGGGACGCTGGAGAACCAGAGCGCCGACATCCGGTTCAGCTTCCGCGAGAGCGGCACGCTGCTCGGCGAGTCGGCCGCGAAGTGGGCCGACGAAGAGCTGAACGGGAAGGGGAAGATCGCGTTCCTGGTCGACAACACGATCGAGCTGGGCCGGGAGCGTACGAAGGGCATGATCGACGCGTTCACGAAGCTCGCGCCCGGTGTAGACGTGGTGGCGCAGGAGCAGGCCATCGACCCCGACACGGGTCTGTCGAAGTCCAACGCCCTCCTCGCCAAGCACCCCGACCTGAACATCATCCTCGGCATCACGGACGCGGCGGCGTACGGCGGGTTCAAGGCGTTGCAGCAGGCCGGGCGGAAGAACGGCGACAGGAAGACGTTCGTCGGCGGCCAGGACGGCTCGGCCCCCTCCCTCCTCGCCATCAAGCAGGGCACCTTCTACCGCGCCTCCTCCGCCCTCGCACCGCTGGACATCTCCAACGCCATCGTCGACGTACCGCTCGCGGTCGCCGCCGGAAAGGCGAAGCCGAGCGTCGAGGTGCCGGTCAAGCTGATCCAGCGCGGCGACACGGCGGAGATCGACGCGCTGCTCGCCCAGAACGGGTAGGGCCGCGCGATGGCCGACATGAGCGACACCGCCGCGACAGCCAATCCGCCGAATCTGCGGATCACCTCCCTGAGCAAGTCCTTCGGTGGTGTGCGGGCGCTGGACGAGGTGGACCTCACCGTGCCCGCGGGGCAGGTCCATGCCCTGCTCGGGCACAACGGCGCCGGCAAGTCCACGCTGATCAAGTGTCTCGGCGGCGCGTTCCCGCCGGACGCCGGGACGATCGAGGTGGGCGGCGTCCCGTACGCCCGGCTCAGTCCGCGTGAGTCGATCGCGGCCGGGGTGGCGATCATCTTCCAGACGCTCAGCGTCGTGGGCTCCCTGACCGTGGCCGAGAACATCTTCCTCGGCCAGGAGTGGACCCGGTACGGCCGCATCGACCGCCGGGCCCAGGAGAAGGTGGCCGCCGAACTCCTCGACCGGGTCGCCGCGAGCTGCTCGCCCCGCGACCGGGTGGGTGAACTGCCCATGGGCCAGAAGCAGTTGGTCGAAATCGCCAAGGCCCTCAGCCGCAGCGCGTCCGTCCTGGTCCTGGACGAGCCCACGGCCGCCCTCTCCGGCACCGAGAGCGAGGCCCTCGCCACCCGCGTGGAGGACCTGCGCACCCAGGGCCTCGCCATCGTCTACGTCACCCACCTCCTGGCGGAGGTCGAACGCCTGGCGGACGCGGTGACCGTGCTCCGCGACGGCCGGGTCGCCCATCACACGGCCACGGGGGGCCACCACCGCCGGGACCTGGTGGAGGCGATCACGGGCAGCCGGGGAGCCGGGTCGGCGGTACCCGCCGGGAACGGGCCGAGTGCGGCCGGTGGCTCGGCAAGCGGGACCGCGGACGCCACCGCCCCCGAGGCCGCGGTCGGCCCGGACCGCGGCGACGCCCCGCACGGCGAACCGAGCCCCGCCGGGCCCCGCGGCCGCGAGGGCCACTTCTCGGCGGAGGCGGACGACCGCCCCCTCCGCTCCGGCGGCCCGTCGCCGAGCGCGGGCGGGTCGGCGACGCGCCGGACCGCCACGCCCGGTGGTGAAGCTCCGGCCCTCTCCTCCCCCGGTACTCCCTCCCCCGCCCGCCTCACCGTCCGTGGCCTGCGCGGCCCCGGCTTCGGTCCCGTCGACCTGACCGTCGGCGAAGGCGAGATCGTGGGTTTGTACGGGCTCATGGGGTCCGGCCGTACGCGGGTGCTGGAGACCCTGTTCGGCAGGCGGCGGGCTCTGGAGGGGGCGGTGCGCGTCGGGGGGCGGGCCGTCGCGCCGGTCCGCCCCGCCGACGCGCTGGCCGCCGGGATCGCGCTCGT is from Streptomyces sp. NBC_01314 and encodes:
- a CDS encoding sugar ABC transporter substrate-binding protein, which gives rise to MTRRPLSVTPASRRQFLAWSAGALTATGLAATGCSAPESSSGSAKAAGASPSAKKLTQIGLDYPFTQIPLYSTLVKLSTAAAKKHDVELLTTSDASNPDTQASNLNTWVARKTQAIVSFPMVFEATESIAKAALDAGLIWVTYGGTLENQSADIRFSFRESGTLLGESAAKWADEELNGKGKIAFLVDNTIELGRERTKGMIDAFTKLAPGVDVVAQEQAIDPDTGLSKSNALLAKHPDLNIILGITDAAAYGGFKALQQAGRKNGDRKTFVGGQDGSAPSLLAIKQGTFYRASSALAPLDISNAIVDVPLAVAAGKAKPSVEVPVKLIQRGDTAEIDALLAQNG
- a CDS encoding response regulator transcription factor, whose protein sequence is MLTHHQIAAATRIGMLTRERDTASACAEALHELGRALPLDAATLLEIDPITGTYAQVAGVGYDADVSAALAAEFVATPWYANVLRSEIPPSICEDVEDPGERYRDGWFYAERMRPAGVRDAVTGALRHRGRLVGLITLSTATPDAYDTGTRHLLASLLPALGVLADPTAHAGDLPDLPAEGGASLVVADDTLELPGRDPAAVLQDTEFRRLLRAFADSHGTRLRLLWPVGSDWYRVTLRRHTLGSAVVRRAVLVHETPAPLPYGLSPRELEVLTRAATGQTNQAIAQALFLSPRTVHTHVEHLLRKTGAASRAEATALAVRDGLLRPTADDVERFVER
- a CDS encoding ATP-binding cassette domain-containing protein, which produces MADMSDTAATANPPNLRITSLSKSFGGVRALDEVDLTVPAGQVHALLGHNGAGKSTLIKCLGGAFPPDAGTIEVGGVPYARLSPRESIAAGVAIIFQTLSVVGSLTVAENIFLGQEWTRYGRIDRRAQEKVAAELLDRVAASCSPRDRVGELPMGQKQLVEIAKALSRSASVLVLDEPTAALSGTESEALATRVEDLRTQGLAIVYVTHLLAEVERLADAVTVLRDGRVAHHTATGGHHRRDLVEAITGSRGAGSAVPAGNGPSAAGGSASGTADATAPEAAVGPDRGDAPHGEPSPAGPRGREGHFSAEADDRPLRSGGPSPSAGGSATRRTATPGGEAPALSSPGTPSPARLTVRGLRGPGFGPVDLTVGEGEIVGLYGLMGSGRTRVLETLFGRRRALEGAVRVGGRAVAPVRPADALAAGIALVPADRRAQGLFAGLSAQDNVLLPSVRTLARHGVRALGAERRVFGSLAEAVGLRPARPGLPASAFSGGNQQKLLLGRWINEARSVDVLLLDEPTQGVDVGARQEIYDVVSSLAGQRGTAVLFASSDPEEAATLAHRCLVVDRGRIVAELCGADLTEESLLAAVHDAGPAARQPHHASDGDPTASPTLPHEGAA